Proteins encoded together in one uncultured Desulfosarcina sp. window:
- a CDS encoding IS110 family transposase, whose translation MPDCPVFVGIDVSKDNLDVHLLPENKQYRFVYEPKKIKALIKMLKKHTPRLIVMEASGGYEISVALSVADAKLPLAVVNPRQVRDYARAIGQLAKTDAIDAYVIARFAQDVRPEVRDQLTFNQLKLKELISRRQQLIAMRTAEKNRLARVFSDPVINGIKAVIATLDAQIKSIDEQMNHEIKNNPTWRQKVDLITSVPGIGKTTAYTLLFALPELGKLNRREIAALVGVAPMNRDSGLMRGKRTITGGRAIVRKALHMPTLSAATRWNEKLNRFYTRLLANGKKHSVALTACMRKLLITLNSMLKNNQTYNPDFYLDWC comes from the coding sequence ATGCCAGATTGCCCTGTTTTTGTTGGTATCGATGTGTCAAAAGACAATCTCGACGTTCATTTGCTGCCGGAAAACAAACAATACCGGTTTGTCTATGAGCCTAAAAAAATCAAAGCATTAATCAAGATGCTGAAAAAGCACACACCCCGTTTAATCGTAATGGAAGCCAGCGGGGGGTATGAAATTAGTGTGGCTCTTTCAGTTGCGGATGCCAAACTCCCATTGGCCGTTGTCAATCCACGTCAAGTCAGAGACTATGCGCGGGCCATTGGACAACTTGCCAAAACTGATGCGATCGATGCGTATGTCATCGCACGGTTTGCTCAAGACGTTCGGCCTGAAGTTCGGGATCAGTTAACCTTCAACCAACTTAAACTCAAAGAACTCATCTCCAGGCGACAACAACTCATTGCCATGCGTACTGCTGAAAAAAACCGCCTGGCACGCGTTTTTTCCGATCCGGTAATCAATGGGATTAAAGCCGTCATCGCCACGTTGGATGCTCAGATTAAAAGCATTGATGAGCAAATGAACCATGAAATCAAAAACAATCCGACTTGGCGCCAGAAGGTTGACCTGATTACGTCGGTTCCAGGCATCGGAAAAACAACCGCATATACACTGTTGTTTGCTCTTCCAGAACTTGGGAAGTTAAACCGTCGAGAGATAGCCGCTTTAGTCGGTGTTGCCCCCATGAACCGCGATAGCGGATTGATGAGAGGGAAGCGTACCATAACCGGTGGTCGAGCTATTGTGCGCAAAGCATTACACATGCCGACATTGTCAGCTGCAACCAGATGGAATGAAAAGCTAAATCGCTTTTATACCAGACTGCTGGCCAATGGAAAAAAGCATAGTGTGGCCTTGACCGCCTGTATGCGAAAGCTTCTGATCACGCTAAACAGTATGTTAAAGAACAATCAAACTTATAATCCAGACTTCTATCTGGATTGGTGTTGA
- the rpe gene encoding ribulose-phosphate 3-epimerase: MKYIAPSILSADFAKLGTEVQAVEAAGADWIHVDVMDGQFVPNITMGPLVVEAVRRSTRLTIDVHLMIKSPERYVADFADAGADYIAVHQEACTHLHRTVQQIREKGAKPGVALNPATPVESLQWIIEDLDFVLVMSVNPGFGGQKFIPSALDKVARLKEMIRERGLSTLIQIDGGVNAGTIGGISQAGVDVFVAGSAVFGSEDYGRTISELKANW; the protein is encoded by the coding sequence ATGAAATACATTGCACCGTCGATTCTGTCGGCCGATTTTGCAAAACTGGGGACCGAGGTCCAGGCCGTTGAAGCCGCCGGCGCGGATTGGATTCATGTGGATGTCATGGACGGGCAATTCGTTCCCAACATCACCATGGGTCCGCTGGTGGTGGAGGCCGTGCGCCGATCCACCCGCCTGACCATCGACGTCCACCTGATGATCAAATCGCCGGAACGCTACGTGGCCGATTTCGCCGATGCCGGGGCGGATTATATTGCCGTCCACCAGGAGGCCTGCACTCATCTGCACCGCACCGTTCAGCAGATCCGGGAAAAAGGCGCCAAACCGGGCGTGGCCCTCAACCCTGCCACGCCGGTGGAATCGTTGCAATGGATTATAGAGGACCTGGATTTCGTTCTGGTCATGAGCGTCAATCCCGGCTTCGGAGGGCAGAAATTCATTCCGTCGGCGCTGGACAAGGTGGCCCGGCTCAAGGAAATGATTCGAGAGCGCGGTCTGTCCACCCTCATCCAGATCGACGGCGGCGTCAATGCAGGCACCATCGGCGGCATCTCGCAGGCCGGCGTGGACGTGTTCGTTGCCGGCAGCGCCGTTTTCGGCAGCGAAGACTATGGCCGGACCATTTCCGAACTCAAAGCCAACTGGTAA
- a CDS encoding DUF2786 domain-containing protein has product MGAGYRQQSLWDEPPAEDDFMVKEDVANLQAAFERRVLQGLAAEWENALWLLPDPLRRCLRKPLFSINGTARRLGSWTPYKREIALSRDLVNNGRWDDVREVLLHEMAHQVAHEGLKAKKEPDHGPSFKKACQLLRADPAASGTHRPLHERLRRGEKLDAKDRIVARIQKLMALAESANPNEAHAAMSKAHELISRHNVDLIDRGVKQHYVSIFLGTPRLRHFREGYHLAHLLQDFYFVQCMWVEAWALEKGRMGRVLEISGSDKNVRIAEYVHTAVRRYIDTAWADYRRGKGLNRYRKTDFAVGVIEGFRSTLKKASGFDAESSLLPARLEDPALQRYIAHRYPHVRTFSRQGPGHDARILADGNEKGRKLVIAKGISHEDGFREKVLEYKQ; this is encoded by the coding sequence ATGGGTGCCGGTTATAGACAACAATCTTTGTGGGACGAGCCGCCAGCCGAAGACGATTTTATGGTCAAGGAAGACGTCGCCAACCTTCAGGCGGCCTTCGAGCGACGGGTTTTGCAAGGTCTTGCGGCCGAATGGGAAAACGCTTTGTGGCTGCTGCCGGACCCGCTGCGCCGCTGTCTGAGAAAACCGCTCTTTTCCATTAACGGCACGGCACGTCGACTGGGCAGTTGGACACCGTACAAACGGGAGATCGCCTTAAGCCGCGATCTGGTCAACAACGGCCGTTGGGACGATGTCCGGGAAGTACTATTGCACGAAATGGCCCATCAGGTGGCCCACGAGGGGTTAAAGGCAAAAAAAGAACCGGATCACGGTCCTTCCTTTAAAAAAGCCTGCCAACTGTTGCGGGCCGATCCGGCGGCTTCGGGGACCCACCGTCCCCTGCACGAACGGCTGCGCCGCGGTGAGAAATTGGATGCCAAAGATCGCATCGTGGCCCGGATCCAGAAACTCATGGCCCTGGCCGAAAGCGCCAACCCCAACGAGGCCCACGCCGCTATGAGCAAGGCCCACGAACTGATCTCCCGCCACAATGTGGATCTGATCGACCGGGGCGTCAAACAGCACTATGTCAGCATCTTTTTAGGAACGCCCCGGCTGCGCCATTTCCGGGAAGGCTACCATCTGGCCCATCTGCTGCAAGACTTTTACTTTGTCCAGTGCATGTGGGTCGAGGCGTGGGCACTGGAAAAAGGGCGCATGGGGCGCGTGCTGGAGATCAGCGGCAGCGATAAAAATGTCCGCATCGCCGAGTATGTTCACACCGCCGTGCGCCGATATATCGACACGGCCTGGGCGGACTATCGCCGGGGAAAGGGGCTGAACCGCTACCGCAAAACCGATTTTGCCGTAGGCGTCATCGAAGGCTTCCGCAGCACCCTGAAGAAGGCTTCCGGCTTCGATGCCGAAAGCAGTCTCCTTCCGGCCCGCCTGGAGGACCCGGCCCTGCAGCGCTACATCGCCCATCGCTATCCCCATGTGCGCACGTTTTCCAGGCAGGGTCCCGGCCACGATGCCCGGATACTGGCCGACGGCAACGAGAAAGGCAGAAAACTGGTTATCGCCAAGGGGATTTCTCACGAAGACGGGTTTCGTGAGAAGGTATTGGAATACAAACAGTAG
- the yvcK gene encoding uridine diphosphate-N-acetylglucosamine-binding protein YvcK encodes MAKTGIKNQTKPTNKNFRIVTIGGGSGQFALLSGLRKLTGIHVSAVVSMMDSGGSTGRLRDELGTLPPGDILKCILALSPHQEMARSVFQKRFKKDRRLKGHNAGNMLLTMLSRYTGSFPAGVQALAEILDVQGEILPVTIDRATLVAELTDGSRIFGESAIDMPRGHQRETIRDVYLVPHHSDAIAVYPPVLKTIDKADIIILGPGDLFTSIIPNLIVPGLKEKLASISAPIYHVVNIMTKYGETNHFQACDFIATLEGFTGRRLTGAIVNNRRPDDRLLELYRKQKSDFVDIGFTDDCCPLIVKDLLETSGDIIRHDPEKLARVIEGIIESALTG; translated from the coding sequence ATGGCAAAAACAGGAATCAAAAACCAAACCAAGCCAACGAACAAGAATTTTCGTATCGTCACCATCGGCGGCGGCAGCGGTCAGTTCGCCCTGCTCTCCGGGCTGAGAAAATTGACGGGCATCCATGTCAGCGCCGTGGTCTCCATGATGGACAGTGGGGGCAGCACCGGAAGGCTGCGCGACGAACTGGGCACCCTGCCTCCCGGCGACATCCTCAAATGCATCCTGGCCCTTTCCCCTCACCAGGAGATGGCCCGTTCCGTTTTTCAGAAGCGCTTTAAAAAAGACCGCCGCCTGAAAGGGCACAATGCCGGAAACATGCTGCTGACCATGCTTTCGCGCTATACCGGTAGCTTTCCGGCCGGCGTCCAGGCCCTGGCCGAGATACTGGATGTCCAGGGTGAAATCCTGCCGGTAACCATCGACCGGGCCACCCTGGTGGCCGAACTGACCGACGGCAGCCGCATATTCGGCGAAAGCGCCATCGACATGCCTCGGGGTCACCAGCGCGAGACCATCCGCGACGTCTACCTGGTCCCGCACCACAGCGATGCCATCGCTGTTTATCCACCGGTGCTCAAGACCATCGACAAGGCCGATATCATCATCCTCGGTCCGGGCGATCTGTTCACCAGCATCATCCCCAATCTTATCGTACCCGGCCTGAAAGAAAAGCTCGCCAGCATCTCGGCCCCCATCTATCATGTGGTCAATATCATGACCAAATACGGCGAAACCAACCACTTCCAGGCCTGCGATTTCATCGCTACCCTGGAGGGTTTCACAGGACGCAGGCTTACCGGGGCCATCGTGAACAACCGGCGCCCCGACGACCGCCTGCTGGAGCTTTACCGCAAACAGAAATCCGACTTCGTCGATATCGGCTTCACCGACGACTGCTGCCCTTTAATTGTAAAAGACCTCCTGGAGACTTCCGGCGATATTATTCGGCACGATCCGGAGAAACTGGCCAGGGTGATTGAGGGGATAATCGAATCTGCGTTGACAGGATAG
- a CDS encoding Fic family protein gives MEETLHKCQFNQRIIRLLTAIAEMIGTLEGVKLNRPGPTLRKSNQIRTIQSSLAIEGNSLTQDQVTALIDGKTVIGPSQDIIEVKSAIRIYRRIGKLNPLSLESLLNAHDILMDGLLPSKGKLRQEPIGVIRPGDIFHAAPPWQQVEPLMRTLFTYLKTSEDHWLVKSCRFHFQLEYIHPFVDGNGRMGRLWQTRLLMKYHPIFEFLPVEDLVRKNQNEYYRELSVGDDTGDCTGFVQLMLGLVRNSLDELITATRAVTLTSMDRLEIAMHAMGKTSFSRKDYQLFFKNISTATASRDLQQGVKTGLLAKSGDKRTTRYRIVKG, from the coding sequence ATGGAAGAAACACTGCACAAATGCCAGTTTAACCAACGAATCATCCGACTACTTACCGCCATTGCGGAAATGATCGGTACCTTAGAGGGGGTCAAGCTCAATAGACCAGGTCCCACGCTTCGAAAAAGCAACCAAATCCGTACCATCCAATCATCCCTGGCCATCGAAGGCAATTCACTTACACAGGATCAGGTAACCGCCTTGATAGACGGAAAGACCGTAATCGGTCCCAGCCAGGACATCATCGAAGTGAAAAGCGCCATCCGTATCTATAGACGAATCGGCAAGTTGAATCCGCTTTCTTTAGAATCCCTGCTGAATGCACACGACATTCTCATGGATGGGTTGCTCCCGTCCAAGGGCAAGCTGCGACAAGAACCCATCGGTGTGATCCGGCCGGGCGATATCTTTCATGCAGCCCCTCCCTGGCAGCAAGTCGAGCCATTGATGCGCACCTTGTTTACGTACCTGAAGACATCCGAGGATCATTGGCTTGTGAAATCGTGCCGCTTTCATTTCCAATTGGAATATATTCATCCATTCGTCGATGGGAACGGCCGTATGGGACGGCTATGGCAAACGCGCCTGCTGATGAAGTATCATCCTATTTTTGAATTTCTGCCCGTGGAGGATCTCGTCAGAAAAAATCAAAACGAGTATTACCGGGAACTATCCGTTGGAGATGACACTGGAGACTGCACCGGTTTTGTTCAATTGATGCTTGGCCTCGTAAGGAATTCCCTCGACGAGTTGATCACCGCAACCCGGGCCGTGACCCTCACATCCATGGATCGATTGGAGATCGCCATGCACGCCATGGGCAAGACATCTTTCTCAAGGAAAGACTATCAACTATTTTTTAAAAACATCTCAACTGCAACAGCCAGCCGCGATTTGCAGCAGGGAGTGAAGACGGGACTTCTTGCAAAAAGTGGCGACAAACGGACAACGAGGTACAGGATCGTTAAAGGTTGA
- the istA gene encoding IS21 family transposase, whose translation MDIIALHQQGLSQREITKRTGRHRKTVKKYIQNGQTPGYHKAQRRESILAPYYPVINDFLEEDDYRATWIYQRLKQLGYAGGYDTVKIYVRRRKRKRKRQAYIRFETIPGLQGQMDWADFKVADFKGGSFTVYLFVLVLGFSRAMFAMFVDRCTLQSFMDAHIAAFHYLGGIPMEMLYDNMKHVVISRTGGQTVFNVEFMHFTQHYGFKPLACMPYSPWVKGKVERPVDYIRESFWRGYAFTSIEQANRDLLSWLDETANRRKHGTHRQLVDLRWRQEQSSLSPCPASDYDTSIKEYRRVYKDCYISYNASRYQVPPDVVGKKILLKVKDGIIRFYDDDRLLATHREAEEKGSWVTDANITAQILKQRQKAKKKYGRTKGKATRGLVNASLFPQVLYRPLSVYEQIAKGGGTWIN comes from the coding sequence ATGGACATTATTGCATTGCATCAACAAGGCCTTTCGCAAAGGGAGATCACCAAACGAACTGGCCGCCATCGCAAGACCGTTAAAAAATATATTCAGAATGGACAAACTCCCGGTTACCACAAGGCCCAACGGCGCGAAAGCATCCTGGCTCCCTACTACCCGGTGATTAACGATTTCCTCGAAGAGGATGATTACCGTGCCACCTGGATCTATCAACGACTCAAACAGTTAGGCTATGCTGGCGGATACGATACCGTCAAAATCTATGTCCGCAGGCGCAAACGAAAACGCAAGCGCCAGGCTTACATCCGGTTCGAGACGATTCCCGGATTGCAGGGGCAGATGGACTGGGCCGACTTCAAGGTCGCGGATTTCAAGGGCGGCAGTTTTACCGTTTACCTGTTCGTCCTGGTCCTGGGATTTTCCCGGGCCATGTTTGCCATGTTCGTTGACCGCTGCACCCTGCAGTCCTTCATGGATGCCCATATTGCCGCCTTTCACTACCTGGGCGGGATTCCCATGGAAATGCTCTATGACAACATGAAGCATGTGGTGATCAGCCGCACAGGTGGGCAGACTGTTTTCAATGTCGAGTTCATGCACTTTACCCAGCACTATGGTTTCAAGCCTCTGGCCTGCATGCCCTACAGTCCCTGGGTGAAAGGCAAGGTGGAACGCCCGGTGGATTACATTCGCGAGTCGTTCTGGCGCGGTTATGCCTTTACCAGCATCGAGCAGGCGAACCGGGATCTTCTCAGCTGGCTTGACGAAACAGCCAATCGCAGGAAGCATGGAACCCACCGGCAGCTGGTGGACCTGCGCTGGCGGCAGGAACAATCCAGCTTAAGTCCATGCCCTGCCAGCGACTACGATACGTCCATAAAAGAGTATCGCAGGGTCTACAAGGACTGCTATATTTCCTATAACGCCAGCCGGTATCAGGTGCCGCCGGATGTGGTCGGCAAAAAGATCCTGCTGAAGGTCAAGGACGGTATCATCCGATTCTACGATGACGACCGGCTGCTGGCCACGCATAGGGAAGCCGAGGAAAAGGGCAGCTGGGTTACCGATGCGAATATCACCGCCCAGATCCTGAAGCAGCGGCAGAAAGCGAAAAAGAAATACGGTCGCACCAAAGGCAAGGCCACCCGGGGACTGGTGAATGCTAGTTTGTTCCCACAGGTGCTTTACCGTCCGCTGTCCGTGTATGAGCAGATCGCGAAAGGAGGTGGCACATGGATCAACTGA
- the istB gene encoding IS21-like element helper ATPase IstB yields MDQLIADRLQDNLKRLKLTQAAEMLETVVAKAESDKDSYLSFLDQLLEEEVAAKEKRRVQTAMKTAGLPSAKTIEEYDFTFHPKLNKKEVMALFDLDFIGKQENVIFLGPPGVGKTHLAISLAIKACHHGFKVYFTTMDTLMRKLKEPQSRHKAYLTSALVVVDEVGYLPIDTKEAYLFFQFVSYRYERSSTLITSNKSFGDWQELFGEQVIATAILDRLLHHCRVVNIKGHSYRLRGHSFSKNDFATVGSSGLADVDGKTENQ; encoded by the coding sequence ATGGATCAACTGATCGCCGACCGCCTCCAGGACAACCTCAAACGGCTCAAGCTCACCCAGGCCGCCGAGATGCTCGAAACCGTGGTCGCCAAAGCCGAGTCCGACAAGGACTCTTATCTGTCTTTTCTGGATCAGCTGCTGGAAGAGGAAGTCGCCGCCAAGGAAAAACGGCGCGTACAGACCGCCATGAAGACCGCCGGGTTGCCATCGGCCAAGACCATCGAAGAGTACGATTTTACCTTTCACCCCAAGCTGAACAAAAAGGAGGTGATGGCCCTTTTCGATCTGGATTTCATCGGCAAGCAGGAGAACGTGATTTTCCTGGGACCGCCGGGCGTTGGCAAAACCCATCTGGCCATATCGCTGGCGATCAAGGCCTGCCATCACGGGTTCAAGGTCTACTTCACCACCATGGACACCCTGATGAGGAAACTCAAAGAGCCCCAGTCCCGGCACAAGGCATATCTGACTTCGGCCCTGGTGGTAGTCGATGAAGTCGGGTACCTGCCCATCGACACGAAGGAGGCGTATCTGTTCTTTCAGTTCGTCTCTTATCGCTACGAGCGATCATCGACGCTGATCACCTCCAACAAGAGCTTCGGGGACTGGCAAGAGTTGTTCGGCGAGCAGGTCATCGCCACCGCGATCCTCGACCGGCTGCTGCATCACTGCCGGGTGGTCAACATCAAGGGGCACAGCTATCGGCTCCGCGGGCACAGTTTTTCAAAGAACGATTTCGCCACGGTCGGTTCCTCAGGGTTGGCCGACGTGGATGGGAAGACGGAGAATCAATGA
- a CDS encoding PEP-CTERM sorting domain-containing protein produces the protein MKKLLVLMISVLLVFGVVGSVSAIEYQDIDTTVVTFQEGRNGLISYTWTFDLLNDTLAVGDIGENDIINTANIYWSVSGDDSSDYGWGSISEYVDIWINGIKMTNNWDMDNGLGWHYTDLNLADGTSGGLIVEFILSDYFDTSWRYNEDINVFNVTLAGDYTPVPEPATMLLLGTGLVGLAMGSRKKFFKK, from the coding sequence ATGAAAAAATTATTGGTTTTAATGATCTCGGTTTTATTGGTTTTTGGTGTTGTCGGGAGTGTGAGCGCCATCGAATACCAAGACATAGACACCACTGTAGTGACTTTTCAAGAGGGTCGTAATGGGTTGATATCGTACACATGGACTTTTGATTTACTTAATGATACTTTAGCTGTCGGTGATATTGGTGAAAACGATATAATCAATACAGCAAACATTTATTGGTCAGTATCAGGGGATGATTCTAGTGATTATGGATGGGGATCTATTAGTGAGTATGTTGATATTTGGATTAACGGTATTAAGATGACAAACAATTGGGATATGGATAATGGTCTTGGTTGGCATTATACAGACTTAAATCTTGCCGATGGTACTAGCGGCGGCTTGATTGTTGAATTTATTCTTTCTGATTATTTTGATACATCATGGCGTTATAATGAAGACATTAATGTGTTTAATGTTACTTTAGCTGGCGATTACACCCCGGTCCCCGAACCAGCCACTATGCTCCTTCTTGGCACCGGCCTGGTCGGCTTGGCAATGGGTTCCCGGAAAAAGTTCTTCAAGAAATAA
- a CDS encoding ATP-binding protein, with translation MLDRIIENELKTTADEYPVITIIGPRQSGKTTLARKLFQHHAYVNLENPELRSLALDDPKTFMLRYPAPVVFDEIQNVPELLSWVQVAVDEKPELTGGYILTGSHQLQLREAITQSLAGRTALLTLFPFALNELEKEYTQMERETLIHNGFMPRLHDKNIRPGRFYRDYFQTYVERDVRKLMAIENQQAFELFLKLLAGRIGHEINYSGLAGQVGISAPQIKKWLSLLEASFIIFRLPPFFNNFGKRMTKSPKIYFVEVGLACYLLGIENPEQLERDPAFGGLFENMVIAEAYKSRINAGLEPGLYFYRDRYQHEIDLLYPSGSFFIPIEIKSSRVYRGEFLKGIRYFQKLSGSKQSGMLVYDGDLEVDREDAVIRNFRNAWRI, from the coding sequence ATGTTGGATCGAATAATTGAAAACGAGTTAAAAACAACTGCCGATGAATACCCGGTTATTACTATCATCGGCCCTCGGCAGTCCGGTAAAACCACCCTGGCCAGAAAACTTTTCCAACACCATGCCTACGTGAATCTTGAAAATCCGGAGTTGCGTAGCCTTGCCTTGGATGATCCCAAAACATTTATGCTCCGGTATCCGGCTCCGGTCGTTTTCGACGAAATACAAAATGTTCCCGAGCTTTTATCATGGGTTCAGGTGGCTGTCGATGAAAAGCCGGAGCTTACCGGGGGATATATCCTCACCGGTAGCCACCAGTTGCAGTTGAGAGAGGCAATCACACAATCCCTGGCGGGGAGAACGGCCCTGCTGACGCTGTTTCCTTTTGCGCTGAATGAACTTGAAAAAGAATATACGCAAATGGAAAGGGAAACCCTGATTCATAATGGATTCATGCCAAGGCTTCACGATAAGAACATAAGACCGGGGCGTTTTTACAGAGATTATTTCCAGACCTATGTCGAACGAGATGTCCGAAAACTCATGGCCATTGAAAACCAGCAGGCGTTCGAACTTTTTCTTAAGCTTTTGGCCGGACGGATCGGGCATGAAATCAATTACAGTGGCCTTGCCGGGCAGGTCGGCATCAGTGCGCCACAGATCAAAAAATGGCTCAGTCTCCTGGAAGCCTCTTTCATAATTTTCAGACTTCCACCGTTTTTCAATAATTTCGGAAAGCGGATGACCAAATCTCCTAAGATTTATTTTGTTGAAGTGGGGCTTGCCTGTTACCTTTTGGGAATAGAGAACCCGGAGCAACTGGAACGCGATCCGGCCTTTGGCGGACTGTTCGAGAATATGGTGATCGCGGAAGCCTATAAATCAAGGATCAATGCAGGCTTGGAACCCGGCCTCTATTTTTATCGCGACCGTTATCAGCATGAGATCGATCTTCTCTATCCTTCAGGATCGTTCTTTATACCCATCGAAATCAAATCGTCTCGGGTTTACAGGGGGGAATTTCTGAAAGGAATCCGCTATTTTCAAAAATTATCGGGCTCAAAACAATCCGGAATGCTGGTTTACGACGGTGACCTGGAAGTGGACAGGGAAGATGCCGTGATAAGAAATTTCCGCAATGCTTGGAGAATTTAG
- a CDS encoding PEP-CTERM sorting domain-containing protein, giving the protein MLASVVLVFGFAGTASAISYTVDHDCFVHLGQNKWLGEVESYSWTFNINEEGYDYTTQVVTSASVTLSLWETDTDKWWEEYAELDLGTNSFSWEVDTGEISFTLTSIIELSETGIITATITSDDGNFWLKGASLTAEATAPVPEPATMLLLGTGLLGIAGMSRKKMLSK; this is encoded by the coding sequence TTGTTGGCATCTGTTGTGTTGGTTTTTGGTTTCGCGGGAACGGCGAGCGCAATTTCATACACCGTAGACCATGATTGCTTCGTCCATTTAGGGCAAAACAAATGGCTCGGGGAAGTTGAATCATATTCTTGGACGTTTAATATTAACGAGGAAGGATACGATTATACTACACAAGTTGTTACATCTGCGTCTGTCACTCTCAGTCTATGGGAAACGGATACGGATAAATGGTGGGAAGAATATGCGGAGTTGGATTTAGGCACTAATAGCTTTTCATGGGAAGTTGATACCGGTGAAATATCGTTCACCTTAACATCTATTATAGAGTTAAGTGAGACAGGTATAATTACTGCGACGATTACTTCCGATGATGGTAATTTTTGGTTAAAAGGCGCTTCATTAACTGCCGAAGCTACAGCTCCCGTTCCTGAACCAGCCACTATGCTACTCCTCGGTACTGGGTTGCTCGGCATTGCCGGAATGAGCCGTAAAAAGATGTTAAGCAAATAA
- a CDS encoding IS3 family transposase (programmed frameshift) produces MAKHRIRRSAEFKAKVALAALSEAKTLAELSSEYGVHQTQITRWKQELVANAPDLFGKAKKKALNHEAEVNELHRQIGKLKVENDFLFQSARSELDRAQKQKVIATGHPDVSVKRRCQLLGISRASYYRGPSMGLRQGDRELMRRIDRLYTDHPWMGSRSLADHLTSPDRPIGRGRVRRLMRIMGIESLAPKPGTSRRQPRHPVYPYLLRRMTIDRPNQVWATDITYIHMARGHMYLIAIMDWATRKVLSWRLSNTLDTQFCVEALKAALLKYGAPEIFNSDQGCQFTSEAFTSVLKAWKVKISMDGKGRFKDNIFIERLWRTLKYERIYLRDYETGVELSRDLTIWFDWYNENRKHSSLDKLTPNEAYAQGLQNQNQAA; encoded by the exons ATGGCAAAACATCGTATCCGTCGTAGCGCAGAATTCAAGGCGAAGGTCGCCCTTGCTGCATTGTCCGAGGCAAAGACCCTGGCCGAACTATCCAGTGAGTATGGCGTTCATCAGACACAAATCACTCGCTGGAAACAGGAACTGGTCGCCAATGCACCGGATTTGTTTGGTAAGGCTAAGAAAAAGGCGCTCAACCACGAAGCCGAGGTTAACGAACTTCACCGCCAGATCGGCAAGCTCAAGGTTGAAAACGATTTTTTGT TCCAATCTGCCCGGTCTGAACTCGACCGGGCGCAGAAACAGAAGGTGATTGCAACCGGTCACCCGGATGTTTCTGTAAAGCGGCGCTGCCAATTATTGGGTATATCCCGTGCAAGTTATTATCGTGGCCCCTCTATGGGACTGCGGCAAGGGGACCGGGAACTGATGCGTCGGATCGATAGACTCTACACGGATCATCCCTGGATGGGCAGTCGTTCCCTGGCCGATCATTTAACGAGTCCTGATCGACCGATAGGACGCGGGCGTGTCAGACGCCTGATGCGTATCATGGGCATCGAATCCCTGGCACCCAAGCCGGGTACCAGCAGGCGTCAACCCAGGCATCCGGTCTATCCCTATCTGCTGCGAAGGATGACCATTGATCGCCCCAACCAGGTGTGGGCCACCGATATTACGTATATTCACATGGCCCGCGGTCATATGTATCTAATCGCAATCATGGACTGGGCTACCCGGAAAGTCCTCTCCTGGCGGTTATCCAATACCCTTGACACACAGTTTTGCGTGGAGGCACTCAAAGCAGCGCTACTCAAATATGGCGCTCCGGAAATCTTCAACAGCGACCAGGGTTGCCAGTTCACGAGCGAGGCCTTTACCTCCGTGCTGAAAGCCTGGAAAGTTAAGATCAGCATGGATGGCAAGGGACGGTTCAAAGACAACATCTTTATCGAGCGCCTCTGGCGCACCCTGAAATATGAAAGAATATACCTCAGGGATTACGAAACCGGTGTTGAACTATCCCGGGATCTGACCATCTGGTTCGACTGGTATAATGAAAACCGGAAGCATTCGTCTCTTGACAAACTGACCCCAAATGAGGCTTATGCTCAAGGACTTCAAAATCAAAACCAGGCCGCCTGA